One window of the Chryseotalea sp. WA131a genome contains the following:
- a CDS encoding sulfatase-like hydrolase/transferase: MLTKYLSGNWNRNIYWALVRSLVVVMVLYSVSRIGFYLFNTSFFPNLTFQRFVIIMGGGLRFDLSATLYSNSLFILLMILPFTFRFRNGYKSMVKWIFIITNSIAFAANTADFIYYRFTLRRTTLSFLNQFENETNLGKLLFQFVFDYWYATLFFVFLVTLLVIAFNRISYDGPQQPNKWKFYGYGVVAFALCIGLFIGGARGGFRESTRPITLSNAASYVKEPREINLVLNTPFALMRTAKANVISKVNYFSSEEELNKVFNPVKIPRDTLPFRRKNVVVLILESFSKEFIGAYNKELEGGKYKGYAPFLDSLIGVSHAFQYSMANGRKSIDAMPSVICSIPSIEVPYVLSHYSGNKINSLPSLLRNKGYYSAFFHGAPNGSMGFDAFANLSGFDGYFGKDEYEDTYRATDDFDGIWGIWDEKFLQYFATKMNSFKQPFYTTVFTVSSHHPYNLPSEYENVFKGGPKLVHRTIQYTDMALRKFFAKASKMPWFNNTLFVLTADHASAEIQFQEYNSPSGYFAVPIIFYEPGSSPLPMKNEIVQQADILPTVLGNLHFNEPYFSFGRNVFGDEEPFVFNYLNNTYQAFMGDYFLQFDGTKSIGLYNFKTDKTISNNLLDSRPEVVGKMELRLKAFIQQYNNRMVDDKLTVEGFQ; the protein is encoded by the coding sequence ATGTTAACTAAATACCTATCAGGCAATTGGAACCGAAACATCTATTGGGCATTGGTGCGAAGTTTGGTGGTGGTGATGGTATTGTATTCCGTAAGCAGAATTGGGTTTTATCTTTTTAACACTTCCTTTTTCCCCAATTTAACCTTCCAGCGCTTTGTCATCATCATGGGCGGTGGGCTTAGGTTTGACCTTTCCGCAACGCTGTATTCCAATTCACTTTTCATTTTATTGATGATTTTGCCTTTCACTTTCCGATTTAGGAATGGGTACAAAAGCATGGTGAAATGGATCTTTATCATCACCAATTCAATTGCTTTTGCCGCCAACACGGCTGATTTCATTTATTATCGATTTACGCTGCGCAGAACAACACTCAGTTTTTTAAATCAGTTTGAAAACGAAACTAACTTAGGGAAATTGTTATTTCAATTTGTGTTTGACTACTGGTACGCAACTTTATTTTTTGTTTTTTTGGTAACGCTATTGGTGATTGCTTTTAATCGAATCAGCTACGATGGCCCTCAGCAGCCAAACAAATGGAAATTTTACGGTTACGGAGTAGTTGCCTTTGCCCTTTGTATTGGACTATTTATTGGTGGTGCGCGTGGAGGCTTTCGCGAAAGCACCCGTCCGATCACGCTAAGCAACGCAGCCTCGTACGTCAAAGAACCCCGCGAAATAAATTTGGTGCTCAATACCCCCTTTGCGTTGATGCGCACGGCCAAAGCAAATGTGATTTCTAAAGTGAATTATTTTTCTTCTGAGGAAGAACTTAACAAAGTATTCAATCCGGTCAAGATTCCACGCGATACACTTCCTTTTCGAAGGAAAAATGTAGTGGTGCTAATTTTGGAAAGTTTCTCCAAAGAATTTATTGGAGCGTACAACAAAGAATTAGAAGGAGGAAAGTACAAAGGATATGCACCATTTTTAGATTCGCTCATTGGTGTGAGCCATGCATTTCAATATTCCATGGCCAATGGAAGAAAATCGATTGACGCCATGCCCTCTGTTATTTGCAGCATTCCCTCTATTGAAGTGCCCTATGTACTTTCGCATTATTCGGGAAATAAGATCAACAGTCTGCCATCGCTGCTGCGCAACAAAGGATATTACAGTGCCTTCTTTCATGGGGCACCCAATGGCAGCATGGGCTTTGATGCCTTTGCAAACTTAAGTGGCTTTGATGGGTATTTTGGCAAAGATGAATATGAAGACACCTATCGCGCTACCGATGACTTTGACGGCATTTGGGGAATATGGGACGAAAAGTTTTTGCAATACTTTGCTACGAAGATGAATTCGTTTAAGCAGCCATTTTATACCACGGTATTTACAGTTTCTTCTCATCACCCTTACAATTTGCCCAGCGAATATGAAAATGTTTTTAAGGGCGGTCCCAAGCTCGTTCACCGCACCATCCAGTATACCGACATGGCATTGCGAAAGTTTTTTGCAAAGGCCTCCAAAATGCCTTGGTTCAACAATACTCTTTTTGTTCTAACGGCCGATCACGCTTCTGCCGAAATTCAGTTTCAAGAATACAATTCACCGAGTGGTTATTTTGCTGTACCCATTATTTTTTATGAGCCAGGAAGTAGCCCATTGCCAATGAAAAACGAAATCGTTCAGCAAGCTGATATTTTGCCAACGGTGTTGGGTAATTTACATTTTAATGAACCCTATTTTTCGTTTGGGCGTAATGTATTTGGTGACGAAGAGCCCTTTGTCTTCAATTACCTCAATAATACCTACCAAGCTTTTATGGGCGATTACTTCTTACAGTTTGATGGCACGAAGTCAATCGGACTTTACAATTTTAAAACAGACAAAACCATCAGCAATAACTTACTTGATTCCCGTCCAGAAGTAGTCGGCAAAATGGAACTTCGCCTGAAGGCGTTTATTCAGCAATACAATAATCGAATGGTGGATGATAAGCTGACGGTTGAAGGTTTTCAGTGA
- the crtI gene encoding phytoene desaturase, producing the protein MKAVVIGSGVAGLASAIRLRCQGLEVHVFEANAYPGGKLSEFSLDGYRFDAGPSLFTLPYLVDDLFKLAGKNPRDYFNYQRMEVCCKYFYEDGTQLTAFADRKKLAEEIERKFGVSPKTVNDYLEQSGATYQSAGKIFLENSLHKLSTWLTWPVAKSLSKIHRYGIFTTMNKLNEKRLQHPKLVQLFNRYATYNGSNPYQAPGILTSIPHLEFSIGTYLPKGGMHAITLALYKLAVNLGVRFSFDQQITKIGNSNNRVTGVEVHKQFVFADVVVCNMDAYYAYRKLMPTVKAPERILKQERSSSALIFYWGINHSFLELDLHNIFFSSEYEKEFQHIFELKSVYNDPTVYLNITSKYELADAPNGKENWFVMVNVPANVGQEWETIISQTRQNVIAKLSRLLKMDIAALIEVEEILDPRSIDLKTSSYQGSLYGTSSNNPFAAFLRHKNFSSQFDNLFFCGGSVHPGGGIPLCLLSGKIVGELVGEKFKV; encoded by the coding sequence ATGAAAGCAGTTGTTATTGGATCAGGTGTGGCGGGTTTGGCATCAGCCATCCGTTTGAGGTGCCAAGGGTTGGAGGTTCATGTCTTTGAAGCCAATGCTTACCCAGGCGGTAAGTTGAGTGAGTTTAGTTTAGATGGCTATCGCTTTGATGCCGGACCATCTTTGTTTACCCTTCCTTATTTAGTAGATGATTTATTTAAGCTCGCGGGCAAAAACCCCCGCGATTATTTCAACTATCAACGCATGGAAGTTTGCTGTAAATATTTTTATGAAGACGGAACGCAACTCACAGCCTTTGCTGACCGGAAAAAATTGGCAGAAGAAATTGAACGGAAATTTGGAGTTTCACCTAAGACCGTCAATGATTATCTCGAACAAAGTGGAGCAACATACCAATCTGCTGGAAAGATATTCTTAGAGAACTCGCTGCACAAACTTTCTACTTGGCTTACTTGGCCGGTTGCAAAGTCATTGTCAAAAATCCATCGCTACGGAATTTTCACCACCATGAACAAGCTGAATGAAAAACGGCTACAACACCCCAAGCTTGTTCAGTTGTTCAATCGCTATGCCACCTACAACGGTTCCAATCCCTACCAAGCGCCCGGCATTTTAACTTCTATTCCTCACTTGGAATTTTCCATCGGCACGTATTTGCCGAAAGGAGGGATGCACGCCATTACGTTGGCGCTTTATAAACTGGCTGTTAATTTGGGTGTGAGGTTTTCCTTTGATCAGCAGATTACAAAAATTGGGAATAGTAATAATCGTGTAACCGGTGTAGAGGTGCACAAGCAATTTGTTTTTGCGGATGTGGTGGTTTGCAACATGGATGCGTATTATGCGTACCGAAAATTGATGCCGACAGTAAAAGCTCCTGAACGAATTCTAAAGCAAGAACGCTCTAGCTCTGCGCTTATTTTTTATTGGGGAATCAATCACTCTTTTCTAGAATTGGATCTGCATAATATATTTTTCAGCAGCGAGTACGAAAAGGAGTTTCAACATATATTTGAACTGAAGTCGGTATATAATGACCCTACCGTGTACCTCAATATTACGAGTAAGTACGAACTGGCTGATGCACCCAACGGAAAGGAAAATTGGTTTGTTATGGTAAACGTGCCAGCGAATGTAGGGCAGGAGTGGGAGACTATCATTTCACAAACCCGGCAAAACGTTATTGCTAAATTAAGTCGACTTTTAAAAATGGATATTGCTGCATTGATTGAGGTAGAAGAAATTCTCGACCCGCGTTCCATCGATTTGAAAACTTCATCTTACCAAGGGTCGTTGTATGGAACAAGTTCCAATAATCCCTTTGCAGCCTTTCTTAGGCATAAAAACTTTTCTTCGCAGTTTGATAATTTGTTTTTTTGCGGAGGCAGCGTGCATCCAGGAGGGGGTATTCCGCTGTGCTTGCTGTCTGGGAAAATAGTGGGGGAGTTGGTTGGGGAGAAGTTTAAAGTTTAG
- a CDS encoding carotenoid biosynthesis protein — MEKRLKISFGITLLLYAVGIVGLLSPYKSLFQQATPITLLVSAFLLAWNHSERTSSFYLFAIIAFAVGFGVEYLGVNHHLIFGYYQYGNTLGIKLYNIPLMIGVNWFITIYSIATVFTGRVSATRFVFACAMTAVFLDWLMEPVAIHYDFWSWQGGQVPLSNYIGWFVVSAILFTLFNRLNVAKPNRFALPFLIIESVFFLVLNATSRF; from the coding sequence GTGGAAAAAAGATTAAAGATTTCTTTTGGTATTACTTTATTGCTTTATGCGGTTGGCATCGTTGGTTTGCTCTCTCCATACAAAAGCCTATTTCAGCAAGCAACGCCCATTACACTTTTAGTAAGCGCCTTTTTGTTGGCATGGAACCACTCGGAGCGGACATCGTCTTTTTATCTTTTTGCGATTATTGCTTTTGCGGTTGGTTTTGGTGTAGAATATTTAGGCGTTAACCATCATTTGATTTTTGGCTACTATCAATACGGAAACACCCTTGGCATCAAACTTTATAATATCCCGTTGATGATTGGCGTCAACTGGTTTATCACCATTTATTCCATCGCTACTGTTTTTACTGGTCGGGTTTCGGCAACTCGATTTGTTTTTGCTTGCGCCATGACGGCTGTGTTTTTAGATTGGCTGATGGAGCCCGTAGCCATTCACTATGATTTTTGGAGCTGGCAAGGTGGACAAGTGCCGCTGAGTAATTACATCGGTTGGTTTGTAGTGTCGGCTATCTTGTTTACCCTTTTCAACCGATTAAATGTGGCGAAGCCTAACCGATTTGCTTTGCCGTTTTTAATAATTGAGTCGGTTTTCTTTTTGGTGCTAAATGCAACTTCTAGGTTTTAG
- a CDS encoding aminoglycoside phosphotransferase family protein, with protein MDNLKPILTAFGVNEDAIVNKISGGLINATWKVTDSEREFILQKINTQVFKSPEAIAENHCQLSKYLKHYQPDYPFVSEIPTVVGDTLFKNKEGCFRLLPFVKDSHTILVVQNPSQAYEAAYQFGLFTKMFEEFNTRALKTTIPDFHDLALRYQQFEESIRFGSQERVGECQQVIQQLKSFSYLVAEYKEFTNHPQSKLRVTHHDTKISNVLFNQQDKGICVIDLDTVMSGYFFSDVGDMMRTYLSPANEEELDFTNIIVREEFFKAIASGYLAAMGSELTAHERNSLCKAGYWITYMQALRFLTDYFSNDQYYGAAYPDHNLNRAKNQFILLQSMTDKDDLLKSILHSIE; from the coding sequence ATGGACAATCTGAAACCAATTCTTACGGCCTTTGGTGTAAATGAAGATGCTATTGTAAATAAAATCAGTGGAGGACTCATCAATGCTACTTGGAAAGTAACGGATAGTGAAAGAGAATTCATTCTACAAAAAATTAACACCCAAGTATTTAAGAGCCCCGAGGCTATTGCAGAAAACCATTGCCAACTTTCAAAATATTTAAAGCACTATCAGCCCGATTATCCTTTTGTTTCGGAAATACCCACGGTAGTTGGAGACACTCTTTTTAAAAATAAAGAAGGCTGTTTTCGGCTTTTGCCTTTCGTTAAAGATTCGCACACTATTTTGGTGGTGCAAAATCCCTCACAAGCCTACGAGGCGGCCTATCAGTTTGGGTTGTTCACCAAAATGTTTGAGGAGTTTAACACACGCGCATTAAAAACAACCATTCCTGATTTTCATGATCTGGCGTTGCGCTATCAGCAATTTGAGGAGAGCATTCGCTTCGGCAGTCAAGAGCGAGTAGGGGAGTGCCAGCAAGTGATTCAACAGCTAAAGTCATTCTCATATTTAGTCGCGGAATACAAAGAATTTACAAATCATCCACAATCTAAACTTCGGGTCACCCATCACGATACCAAAATCAGCAATGTACTGTTTAACCAACAAGATAAAGGCATTTGCGTAATTGACTTGGATACAGTGATGTCCGGCTATTTTTTTAGCGATGTAGGCGATATGATGCGCACCTATCTTTCGCCTGCGAACGAAGAAGAACTGGACTTTACTAATATAATTGTTCGAGAGGAATTCTTTAAAGCAATTGCTTCTGGTTATTTGGCGGCCATGGGAAGCGAGCTAACCGCGCACGAGCGGAATTCGTTATGCAAAGCTGGTTATTGGATCACCTATATGCAGGCGTTACGGTTTCTTACCGATTACTTTAGCAATGATCAATACTATGGTGCAGCCTATCCAGACCATAATCTTAATCGAGCAAAAAATCAATTTATACTACTCCAAAGTATGACGGACAAAGACGACCTATTAAAATCCATACTTCATTCAATAGAATGA
- a CDS encoding YebC/PmpR family DNA-binding transcriptional regulator produces the protein MGRVFEKRKHTMFARFDKMAKAFTRIGKDIAMAVKANGPNPDNNPKLRMAIRNAKGANMPKDRVDAAIKRASSKDEKDFQEIIYEGYAPHGIPVIVECATDNPTRTVANIRLHFSKNDGSMGNSGSVSFMFEHKGVFKFEPSKLNLDELELDLIDAGAEDIQRDEEETIIYTKFTEFGHMVKFLESKKLEAKSSELQYIPTTTKELNEAQQDDVLKCIAALEEDDDVQNVYHNLA, from the coding sequence ATGGGACGCGTATTTGAAAAAAGAAAACATACCATGTTCGCGCGCTTTGACAAAATGGCCAAGGCTTTCACACGAATTGGAAAGGACATCGCCATGGCCGTAAAAGCCAATGGCCCTAATCCTGATAATAATCCGAAGTTGCGCATGGCCATACGCAATGCCAAAGGCGCAAACATGCCTAAAGACCGTGTAGATGCGGCCATCAAACGTGCTTCCTCAAAAGACGAAAAAGATTTTCAAGAAATCATCTATGAAGGATATGCTCCACATGGCATACCTGTGATTGTAGAATGTGCGACTGACAATCCCACTCGCACCGTTGCCAATATTCGATTGCATTTTTCAAAGAACGATGGAAGCATGGGCAACTCGGGTTCAGTATCATTTATGTTTGAGCATAAAGGCGTTTTTAAATTCGAACCAAGTAAGTTGAATTTAGATGAACTGGAGTTGGATTTGATTGATGCTGGCGCGGAAGACATTCAACGCGATGAAGAAGAAACTATCATCTACACCAAGTTTACTGAATTTGGTCACATGGTAAAATTTTTGGAGTCTAAAAAATTGGAAGCAAAAAGCTCTGAACTTCAATACATACCAACCACTACCAAAGAACTGAATGAAGCCCAACAAGATGATGTTTTAAAATGCATTGCCGCCCTGGAAGAAGATGATGACGTGCAGAACGTGTATCATAATTTGGCATAA
- a CDS encoding leucine--tRNA ligase — MADYSKEEIKRIEDKWRKAWEEKSVYRVSNDSSKPKYYVLDMFPYPSGAGLHVGHPLGYIASDIVARFKRIKGFNVLHPMGFDAFGLPAEQYAIEHGVHPAKSTQDNIQNFKRQLGQIGFSYDWSREVQTCDPEYYRWTQWIFLEIFDSWFNRAKQKAERISELVKIFEKEGNASHAVPNAKFKIQNFSASEWKGYAEKQQQEILMEYRLAYLAYTDVNWCEALGTVLANDEVINGVSYRGGFPVVKRQMRQWSLRITEYADRLLKGLEEIDFSESMKEIQRNWIGKSVGAELKFDLSPGPSPQERGDTPNEVVDNSKQEVHAQDFIFTSDAKTWNAIKEYARENRKEPTEAEDKFWQAVRNNGLGVKFRRQHAIGSFIVDFVCIDKKLVVELDGPIHNKQKREDEERTKFIEGEGFRVIRFANEQVLNSLSEVLQRVKSELTSPSPVERGSGGEVLKSKQSPLNNSLSKFIKVFTTRPDTIFGVDFMVLAPEHHLVKQITTGEQREEIEKYLKYVESRSEVERMAEVKKITGAFTGAYAVNPFDGKQIPVWISEYVLAGYGTGAIMAVPCGDERDHKFAKHFNIPITNIIGVHYNGNEANPTKEAVLENSGFLNGMVMRNAIDVSIAEIEKRGIGKRQVNYKMRDAGWSRQRYWGEPFPVVFKDDMPYAMNESELPLELPASNNFKPSGKGEGPLANLTDWINFAPNQKRDSNTMPTHAGAAWYFLRYMDPHNKNAFADKKALDYWNQVDVYIGGSEHAVAHLLYARLWTKVLHDLGYLNFDEPFKKLINQGKITGDSRFAYRLSYSLTGFTNDQLPQLFVSKGIRDRMLNGESFRMISEEILKFLNIGGDFEGVITARPDSLREGLHVDISLVDGFELDVSRFRNWKVDFSEAKFLFEDTDSNPTFDSSFGKYICGSAIEKMSKSYYNVVNPDEIINNYGADTLRMYEMFLGPLEASKPWSTQGIDGVFKFLRRVWNLFHDAQGNFHVSDAEPTREEFKVLHKLIKKVELDIENYSFNTSVSEFMICANELSSMKCNKRAILEPLAIVLSPFAPHITEELWEKLGHQDSILNATYPIFKEEYLKENSFEYPISINGKVRAKMNFALDMPKEDIEKLVLASETVQKWTEGQPPKKVIVVQGRIVNVVM, encoded by the coding sequence ATGGCCGATTATAGCAAAGAAGAGATTAAGCGCATTGAGGATAAGTGGCGCAAAGCGTGGGAAGAGAAGAGTGTGTACCGTGTAAGTAACGATTCTTCTAAGCCCAAGTATTATGTGTTGGATATGTTTCCCTACCCATCGGGTGCGGGGCTGCATGTGGGGCATCCGCTGGGCTACATTGCCAGCGATATTGTGGCGCGCTTCAAACGCATCAAAGGTTTTAATGTGTTGCATCCCATGGGCTTTGACGCATTTGGGTTACCGGCCGAACAATATGCCATTGAACATGGCGTGCACCCTGCCAAAAGCACGCAAGACAATATTCAAAACTTTAAAAGACAACTTGGTCAAATTGGTTTTAGTTATGATTGGAGTCGTGAGGTGCAGACCTGTGATCCGGAATACTACCGATGGACGCAATGGATTTTCTTAGAGATTTTCGATAGCTGGTTCAACAGAGCCAAACAGAAGGCGGAGCGAATCAGCGAGTTGGTGAAGATTTTTGAGAAGGAGGGAAACGCCAGCCACGCTGTTCCGAATGCAAAATTCAAAATCCAGAATTTTTCAGCTTCCGAGTGGAAAGGTTACGCTGAAAAGCAACAGCAAGAAATTTTGATGGAGTATCGCTTGGCGTACTTGGCCTACACGGATGTGAATTGGTGCGAGGCGTTGGGCACGGTGCTGGCCAACGATGAAGTGATTAATGGTGTGAGTTATCGTGGGGGCTTCCCTGTGGTGAAGCGCCAAATGCGCCAATGGAGTTTGCGCATAACCGAGTATGCCGACCGATTATTGAAAGGCTTAGAAGAAATTGACTTTAGCGAAAGCATGAAGGAAATTCAGCGTAACTGGATTGGGAAGAGTGTGGGAGCGGAGTTAAAGTTTGACCTCTCCCCCGGCCCCTCTCCACAGGAGAGGGGTGACACACCGAATGAAGTTGTCGATAACTCTAAGCAAGAAGTGCATGCGCAAGATTTTATTTTCACTTCAGATGCTAAAACTTGGAATGCGATAAAGGAATATGCGAGAGAAAACAGGAAAGAGCCAACGGAGGCCGAAGACAAATTTTGGCAGGCAGTTCGCAATAATGGTCTTGGTGTAAAATTCAGAAGGCAACATGCGATTGGTAGTTTCATCGTTGACTTTGTCTGCATTGATAAGAAATTGGTCGTTGAGTTGGATGGCCCTATACACAATAAGCAAAAACGTGAGGACGAAGAGAGAACAAAATTTATTGAAGGAGAAGGTTTTCGAGTGATTCGTTTCGCCAATGAGCAAGTTCTAAATTCGCTTTCAGAAGTTTTGCAAAGAGTTAAATCAGAACTCACCTCCCCCTCTCCTGTGGAGAGGGGGTCGGGGGGTGAGGTCTTAAAATCGAAGCAATCCCCTCTCAATAATTCATTAAGTAAGTTCATCAAAGTTTTCACCACTCGCCCCGATACCATTTTTGGGGTTGACTTCATGGTGCTGGCACCTGAACATCACTTGGTGAAGCAGATTACTACCGGAGAGCAGCGCGAAGAAATTGAAAAATATTTGAAGTATGTGGAGAGTCGCTCGGAAGTAGAGCGGATGGCCGAAGTGAAGAAGATTACGGGAGCATTCACGGGGGCGTATGCTGTCAATCCCTTTGATGGAAAACAAATTCCTGTTTGGATTAGCGAGTACGTGTTGGCCGGCTATGGCACAGGCGCGATTATGGCTGTGCCGTGTGGTGATGAACGCGACCACAAGTTTGCCAAGCATTTTAATATCCCTATTACCAATATTATTGGTGTCCACTACAATGGCAACGAGGCGAATCCAACCAAAGAAGCTGTTCTGGAAAACTCGGGCTTCTTGAATGGCATGGTGATGCGCAATGCCATTGATGTGTCGATTGCCGAAATTGAAAAGCGCGGCATTGGCAAGCGACAGGTCAATTACAAAATGCGCGATGCGGGCTGGAGCCGACAGCGCTATTGGGGCGAACCGTTTCCGGTAGTGTTCAAGGACGATATGCCGTATGCAATGAATGAAAGTGAATTGCCATTAGAACTTCCTGCTTCCAATAATTTTAAGCCCTCAGGCAAAGGAGAAGGGCCGTTGGCAAACCTTACTGACTGGATCAATTTTGCGCCCAACCAAAAGCGCGACAGCAACACCATGCCCACGCACGCGGGGGCAGCTTGGTACTTTTTGCGCTACATGGACCCACACAACAAAAATGCTTTTGCAGATAAGAAGGCGTTGGATTATTGGAACCAAGTGGATGTTTACATCGGTGGCTCTGAACATGCCGTGGCACATTTGCTTTATGCCAGACTTTGGACAAAAGTGCTGCACGACTTAGGCTACTTAAATTTTGATGAACCGTTTAAGAAGTTGATTAATCAGGGGAAGATCACGGGGGATTCGAGATTTGCTTATAGACTTTCATATTCTCTTACTGGTTTTACGAATGATCAGCTACCTCAGCTTTTTGTTTCAAAAGGTATTCGAGATAGAATGTTAAATGGAGAGTCATTTCGAATGATATCCGAGGAGATATTGAAGTTTTTGAATATTGGTGGCGATTTCGAAGGAGTTATCACAGCAAGACCCGATTCATTGAGAGAAGGACTACATGTGGATATTTCTTTAGTTGATGGATTCGAATTAGATGTTTCAAGATTCAGAAATTGGAAGGTTGATTTCAGCGAAGCGAAGTTTTTGTTTGAGGATACAGACAGCAATCCAACATTTGATTCTAGCTTTGGAAAATACATCTGTGGCTCTGCAATCGAAAAAATGAGCAAGTCGTACTACAACGTAGTCAACCCAGATGAAATCATCAACAACTACGGAGCGGATACTCTTCGAATGTATGAAATGTTCTTGGGGCCTCTGGAAGCATCGAAGCCGTGGAGCACACAAGGCATTGATGGCGTGTTTAAGTTTTTGCGCAGGGTTTGGAACCTGTTCCATGATGCCCAAGGCAATTTCCATGTATCGGATGCAGAACCAACCCGAGAAGAGTTTAAAGTATTGCATAAGCTCATCAAAAAAGTAGAACTTGATATTGAAAACTATTCATTCAATACTTCGGTGAGCGAGTTTATGATTTGTGCCAACGAATTGAGTTCGATGAAGTGCAACAAGCGCGCTATTTTAGAACCGCTCGCCATTGTGCTTTCGCCTTTTGCTCCGCACATTACCGAGGAGTTGTGGGAGAAGTTAGGCCACCAAGATTCTATTTTGAACGCCACTTACCCCATTTTTAAAGAAGAATACTTGAAAGAAAATTCTTTTGAGTACCCGATTTCCATCAATGGAAAAGTGCGCGCAAAAATGAACTTTGCGTTGGATATGCCGAAAGAGGATATCGAGAAATTAGTGTTGGCTTCGGAGACCGTGCAAAAATGGACGGAAGGACAACCGCCAAAGAAAGTAATTGTGGTGCAAGGAAGAATTGTAAATGTGGTGATGTAA